GGGCGCGTGGGAGCTGCCGGCCGAGGCCGTACGGGCCCAGTTCCGCAGCGTCGTCGACGACATCGGCGTGCAGGCGGTGAAGACCGGGATGCTCTCCTCGGCCGAACTCGTCGAGACCGTCGCCGAACTGCTCGCCGAACTGCGGGTACCAGTGGTCGTCGACCCCGTAGGCGTCTCCAAGCACGGCGACGCGCTGCTCGCCGCCACCGCCCTGGACGCGGTCCGCACCGCGCTGCTGCCGACCGCCACCGTCGCCACACCCAACCTGGACGAGGTCGCCCAGCTGACCGGGATCCGCGTCGAGGAGGAGGCCGATATGCGCCGGGCGGCCGCCGCGGTCCTGGACTTCGGGCCGCGCTGGGCGCTCATCAAGGGCGGCCATCTGACGGCCGGGCACGGGGACGGCGGCAGCGCCGTCGATCTGCTCACCGACGGCACCGAGGAGCACTGGCTGCGCGCCCCCCGCCACGACAACCGGCACACCCACGGCACCGGCTGCACCCTCGCCAGCGCGCTCGCCGCGCAGCTCGCCAAGGGGGACACCGTCCCGCAGGCCGCCGCGGCGGCGAAGGACTATGTCACCGGCGCCCTCGCGGCCGGCTTCCGGCTGGGCGCGGGCATCGGCCCCGTGGACCACGGCTGGCGCCGGCGCGACGCGCACTGACCACAGGCACCGGCGCTCCACGGGCGAAGCGTCCGCGGCGCCGGGCCCCGGGAAAGGCAGAAGCCGGTCCACCACGAAGGTGGACCGGCTTCGCAAGCAACCGGTTGGGCTGCGCTACGGCTTAGGCGTCAGCGCGAGACCTTGCCGGCCTTGATGCACGAGGTGCAGGCGTTCAGCCGCTTCGGCGTGCGCCCGATCACTGCACGCACCGTCTGGATGTTGGGGTTCCAACGACGGTTGGTACGGCGATGCGAGTGCGAGACACTCTTGCCGAAGCCCGGCCCCTTGCCGCAGACGTCGCAGTTGGCAGCCACGGGTCACTCCAAAGACTTCAGATGCACTTACGGTGAAATCCCGACGAGCCGAGTGCATTGCCCGAACGGCACCGTCAGGAGAGGAATGGCCCGATTCTCATCGGGCAACCGGAGCAGCATACAACGACCGCTCCCGTAGAACGAAACTACCACGCACCCCCGGGCCCCCGCCCCGGCCCTCCCGCCGGAGCGCGGCTACTGTGCGGTGCATCCCGCGACCCAGGAGGACGACGTGCCGTACCCGCTCGACGCCGCCGCGGTCCGCTCCTGGTGCGGGCTGGCACTGGAGGCGCTCGGCCGGGAACGCGAGCGGATCGACGCGATCAACGTCTACCCGGTGGCCGACGGCGACACCGGCACCAACCTCTATCTGACGCTCGAATCGGCCGCCCGCGCGGTCGAGGCCGCCTTCGACGGGCACGCCTCGGCCGGCACCGCACCCCGCCTCGCGGACGCCATCGGGGCCATGGCGCACGGCGCCCTCATCGGGGCGCGCGGCAACTCCGGCACGATCGTGGCGCAGCTGCTGCGCGGGATGACCGAGGTGCTGGCCGCCACCGACGGCTCCGCGGACGCACTGTGCCGGGCGCTGCGCCGGGCCGCCGCATCGACGTACGAGGCCGTCGCCCACCCCGTGGAAGGCACCGTCCTGACGGTGGCGACCGCCGCGGCCGACGCGGCGGAGCGGGCCGTGGGCGAAACCGCCGGGGCCGCCGAGGTCGCCCGCGCCGCCCATGAGGGGGCACGGACGGCGCTCCGGGCGACCCCCGGGCAGCTCGCGGTCCTGGGCCGGGCCGGTGTCGTGGACGCCGGCGGCTGCGGGCTCGTCGCGCTGCTGGGCGCGCTCGCCGATGTGCTGTCCGGTGAGGTCACG
This Streptomyces decoyicus DNA region includes the following protein-coding sequences:
- the thiD gene encoding bifunctional hydroxymethylpyrimidine kinase/phosphomethylpyrimidine kinase, which encodes MHIPPRVLTVAGSDSGGGAGIQADLKTMLALGTHGMSVVTAVTAQNSLGVQGAWELPAEAVRAQFRSVVDDIGVQAVKTGMLSSAELVETVAELLAELRVPVVVDPVGVSKHGDALLAATALDAVRTALLPTATVATPNLDEVAQLTGIRVEEEADMRRAAAAVLDFGPRWALIKGGHLTAGHGDGGSAVDLLTDGTEEHWLRAPRHDNRHTHGTGCTLASALAAQLAKGDTVPQAAAAAKDYVTGALAAGFRLGAGIGPVDHGWRRRDAH
- the rpmB gene encoding 50S ribosomal protein L28, which produces MAANCDVCGKGPGFGKSVSHSHRRTNRRWNPNIQTVRAVIGRTPKRLNACTSCIKAGKVSR